In Burkholderia sp. GAS332, one DNA window encodes the following:
- a CDS encoding Glyoxalase superfamily enzyme, possibly 3-demethylubiquinone-9 3-methyltransferase, translating to MQRISPCLWFDGNAEEAARFYTSVFPDSRITTTMHYSDAGPGPKGDVLFVTFELEGQEFAALNGGPQYSFTPAISLFVHCASQQEVDGYWAKLLDGGATMQCGWLRDKFGVSWQIVPDALPQMLRDPDAAKASRVMQAMMKMVKLDIAVLEQAYRGG from the coding sequence ATGCAAAGGATTTCGCCATGCCTGTGGTTCGACGGTAACGCGGAAGAAGCCGCCCGCTTCTACACGTCGGTGTTCCCCGATTCGCGCATCACCACCACGATGCACTACTCGGATGCCGGCCCCGGGCCGAAGGGAGACGTGCTGTTCGTCACCTTCGAGCTGGAAGGTCAGGAGTTCGCGGCCTTGAACGGCGGCCCGCAATACAGCTTCACGCCGGCTATTTCGCTGTTCGTGCACTGCGCGTCGCAACAGGAGGTCGACGGCTATTGGGCGAAGCTCCTGGACGGCGGTGCGACGATGCAATGCGGCTGGCTTCGGGACAAGTTCGGCGTGTCGTGGCAAATTGTGCCGGACGCCCTCCCCCAGATGCTGCGCGACCCGGATGCCGCGAAAGCCAGCCGTGTGATGCAAGCCATGATGAAAATGGTCAAGCTCGATATCGCGGTGCTCGAACAGGCTTATCGGGGCGGCTGA
- a CDS encoding Transglutaminase-like enzyme, putative cysteine protease produces MKLRVGYELVYECVQPTPMMLMLNTHFSHATDVLSGDLLAVDPPVPIRQYRDGFGNLCSRVVAPQGRFALSTSAVLEVSSEPERRPPFTEQHAVEALPDDSLVFLLGSRYCETDLLSEFAWQTFGKMPLGRERVDAICNYVHNHIVFGYDFARPTKTAWQAWQERKGVCRDFAHLAVTLCRAMNIPARYCTGYISDVGTPPPYAAMDFAAWFEAYVGGCWQTFDPRNNVPRTGRVLMARGRDAADVAISNAFGPTTLLKFDVVCEAIQVSSATENT; encoded by the coding sequence ATGAAATTGCGCGTTGGCTACGAGCTGGTCTATGAGTGCGTGCAACCGACGCCGATGATGTTGATGTTGAACACGCACTTTTCGCACGCGACGGACGTGCTGAGTGGAGATTTGCTGGCGGTCGATCCGCCGGTGCCGATCAGGCAGTATCGGGACGGCTTTGGCAATCTATGCAGCCGTGTCGTGGCGCCGCAGGGGCGGTTTGCATTGTCGACGAGTGCGGTGCTCGAGGTGTCGTCGGAGCCGGAGAGGCGGCCGCCGTTTACCGAGCAGCATGCCGTGGAGGCATTGCCTGATGATTCGCTGGTATTTCTGCTGGGCAGCCGTTATTGCGAAACGGATTTGCTATCTGAATTTGCGTGGCAGACGTTCGGCAAGATGCCGCTCGGTCGCGAGCGGGTGGATGCGATTTGCAACTACGTGCACAACCACATTGTGTTTGGCTACGATTTCGCGCGGCCGACCAAGACCGCCTGGCAGGCGTGGCAGGAGAGGAAGGGCGTATGCCGGGATTTCGCGCATTTGGCTGTGACGCTGTGCCGGGCGATGAATATACCGGCGCGGTATTGCACGGGGTATATCAGCGATGTCGGTACGCCGCCGCCTTATGCGGCCATGGATTTTGCTGCGTGGTTCGAGGCTTATGTTGGTGGGTGCTGGCAGACATTCGATCCGCGGAATAATGTGCCCCGTACGGGGCGGGTTTTGATGGCGCGGGGGCGGGATGCGGCGGATGTCGCTATTAGCAATGCGTTTGGGCCTACGACACTGCTGAAGTTTGATGTGGTGTGCGAGGCCATTCAGGTTTCTTCTGCCACTGAAAATACCTGA
- a CDS encoding Uncharacterized conserved protein PhnB, glyoxalase superfamily, whose product MSSPAVKPIPDGMHSLTPYLICANAADAIAFYAKAFNAVEQFRMPGPGGKVMHACLKIGDSMLMLTDEWPDHNALGPNALKGTPVTIHHYVEDVDASFKQAVEAGATVVMPVADMFWGDRYGQLKDPFGHSWSLATHKRDLSPEQIQQAMQSMECGQP is encoded by the coding sequence ATGTCCAGCCCCGCTGTCAAACCGATCCCGGACGGGATGCACTCGCTGACCCCCTATCTGATTTGCGCCAACGCCGCGGACGCCATCGCGTTCTACGCCAAGGCCTTCAACGCCGTCGAGCAGTTTCGTATGCCCGGCCCCGGCGGCAAAGTGATGCACGCCTGCCTGAAGATCGGCGACTCCATGCTGATGCTGACCGACGAATGGCCCGATCACAACGCGCTGGGCCCGAACGCGCTGAAAGGCACACCGGTCACGATTCACCACTATGTGGAAGATGTCGACGCCAGTTTCAAGCAGGCCGTCGAGGCCGGCGCGACCGTCGTCATGCCGGTTGCCGACATGTTCTGGGGCGACCGCTACGGTCAGTTGAAGGACCCGTTCGGCCACAGCTGGTCGCTCGCCACGCACAAGCGCGACCTGAGCCCGGAACAGATCCAGCAAGCCATGCAAAGTATGGAGTGCGGCCAGCCATAA
- a CDS encoding Glycosyltransferase, GT2 family: MFSIIIPTWNNLPYLRLVIESLRRHSTHAHQIIVHVNDGSDGTLAWVRDEGIEHTASPGNIGICHAVNIAAARATQDYIVYMNDDMYCCPGWDDALVKRLAQMPADNLFLLSGTMIEPVDSGNPCVVVQNFGRDVENFRADDLVAATPTLVRADWRGATWPPTLVHRDWWFKVGGYSSELSPGMSSDNDFSMKLWDAGCRVFLGVGDSLVYHFQQKSTGKVVKNDGRRQFLNKWGMTQATFDRYFLRRGTAVEGAQAVSEPERTGRLRRALLKSRIKRAFS, encoded by the coding sequence ATGTTCTCAATCATCATCCCGACCTGGAACAATCTGCCTTACCTGCGGCTCGTGATCGAGAGCCTGCGGCGTCATTCCACGCATGCGCATCAGATCATCGTGCACGTGAACGACGGCTCGGACGGCACCCTGGCCTGGGTGCGCGACGAGGGTATCGAACACACCGCATCGCCCGGCAACATCGGCATCTGTCACGCGGTGAATATCGCGGCGGCGCGCGCCACGCAGGACTACATCGTCTACATGAACGACGACATGTATTGCTGTCCCGGCTGGGACGACGCGCTCGTCAAGCGCCTCGCGCAGATGCCGGCCGACAATCTGTTCTTGCTGTCCGGCACGATGATCGAACCGGTCGACTCAGGCAACCCGTGCGTCGTCGTGCAAAACTTCGGCCGCGACGTGGAAAATTTTCGCGCCGACGACCTGGTGGCTGCCACGCCGACACTCGTGCGTGCCGACTGGCGTGGCGCCACGTGGCCACCGACGCTCGTGCATCGCGACTGGTGGTTCAAGGTTGGCGGCTATAGCAGCGAGTTAAGCCCGGGCATGAGCAGCGACAACGACTTCTCGATGAAGCTGTGGGACGCCGGTTGCCGGGTGTTCCTTGGGGTTGGCGACAGTCTGGTTTATCACTTCCAGCAGAAGAGCACCGGCAAGGTCGTCAAGAACGATGGGCGCCGCCAGTTCCTGAACAAGTGGGGCATGACGCAAGCCACCTTCGATCGTTATTTTCTGCGGCGCGGCACGGCGGTGGAAGGCGCTCAGGCGGTCAGCGAACCCGAGCGGACCGGCCGTTTGCGGCGCGCGCTGCTCAAGTCGCGTATCAAGCGCGCGTTCAGTTGA
- a CDS encoding Cell wall-associated hydrolase, NlpC family: protein MPVAVLPTIATRFAARLPRARRAAALCAALAAAATLAACSNPSPTRDVHTSVDTVALFPIAHYDQNVDHWLEPDSPGYDQSFLSPADQQAHFSALYARYFGTGTTAPSPWNSAYVAMRVYRQQGADIVALQQRRLDKFDNTGKSGAAIGYGENFRPHDKAWIDAIAQNMDVDQFTQEVVYKPERRAIATSNLMVRELPTMDPSFYDHHLAGEGYPFDNLQISAVRPGTPLYVLGSSVDGAWRYVQTPDVQGWVRSDGVGLTDDTFVDTWRAATAKSLGAVTVASAPVRDSRGVFRFDAPAGTLLPLAPNNATRPAATQANQTASGAADAPASRKLFVPARDVDGQAIIRTAQLSDAQIAPMPLAATPRHLAMLMKTLIGRPYGWGNSGLYNDCSSELQSIFATFGVWLPRHSSTQMSAGRMIDLSASTPAQRLDYLAQHGEPFRTLIYIGGHVMLYIGNTTRNGSAVPVVYQDVWGLRPADNSRRAVIGGSVILPLFEHIPEDATLQSLAATPTFQISILGAPGGGTATPSTPSAPAAPPDDDNPAG from the coding sequence ATGCCTGTCGCCGTCCTGCCCACCATCGCTACACGCTTCGCCGCCCGATTGCCGCGCGCCCGCCGCGCCGCCGCGCTATGCGCCGCCCTCGCAGCCGCCGCTACCCTCGCCGCCTGCAGCAATCCGTCACCGACCCGCGATGTCCACACGAGCGTCGACACGGTCGCACTGTTCCCGATCGCCCATTACGACCAGAACGTCGACCACTGGCTCGAACCGGACAGCCCAGGCTACGACCAGTCGTTCCTGAGCCCCGCCGATCAGCAGGCGCACTTCAGCGCCCTCTACGCGCGCTATTTCGGCACCGGCACCACCGCACCGTCGCCATGGAATTCCGCTTACGTGGCGATGCGCGTCTATCGCCAGCAAGGCGCGGACATTGTCGCGCTGCAGCAGCGCCGCCTCGACAAGTTCGACAATACCGGCAAGAGCGGCGCGGCGATCGGCTACGGCGAGAATTTCCGGCCGCACGACAAGGCGTGGATCGACGCCATCGCGCAAAACATGGACGTCGATCAGTTCACGCAGGAGGTCGTCTACAAGCCCGAACGCCGCGCGATCGCTACCAGCAACCTGATGGTGCGCGAACTGCCAACCATGGACCCGTCGTTCTACGACCACCACCTGGCCGGCGAAGGCTATCCGTTTGACAACCTGCAAATTTCAGCGGTGCGCCCTGGCACGCCGCTGTATGTGCTGGGCAGCAGCGTCGACGGCGCGTGGCGCTACGTGCAGACACCCGACGTGCAAGGCTGGGTACGCAGCGACGGCGTCGGCCTGACCGACGACACCTTCGTCGACACGTGGCGCGCCGCCACCGCAAAGTCGCTGGGCGCGGTCACCGTGGCTTCGGCGCCGGTGCGCGACAGCCGCGGCGTGTTCCGCTTCGACGCGCCCGCCGGCACGCTGCTGCCGCTCGCTCCAAACAACGCCACGCGGCCCGCGGCAACACAGGCCAATCAAACAGCGAGCGGCGCTGCCGACGCCCCCGCCTCGCGCAAACTCTTCGTGCCGGCCCGCGATGTGGACGGCCAGGCGATCATCCGCACCGCCCAACTGAGCGATGCGCAGATCGCCCCGATGCCGCTCGCCGCTACCCCACGGCATCTGGCGATGCTGATGAAAACGCTGATCGGGCGGCCGTACGGCTGGGGCAATAGCGGGCTCTACAACGACTGTTCGTCTGAGCTGCAAAGCATCTTCGCGACGTTCGGCGTGTGGCTGCCGCGCCATTCGTCGACGCAGATGAGCGCGGGACGCATGATCGATCTGTCCGCATCGACGCCGGCGCAACGGCTCGACTACCTCGCCCAGCATGGCGAACCGTTCCGCACGCTGATCTACATCGGCGGCCACGTGATGCTGTACATCGGCAACACGACCCGCAACGGCAGCGCGGTGCCGGTGGTCTACCAGGACGTGTGGGGCTTGCGCCCGGCCGACAATAGCCGGCGCGCGGTGATCGGCGGCTCGGTGATCCTGCCGCTGTTCGAACACATCCCGGAAGACGCGACGTTGCAATCGCTCGCGGCGACCCCGACCTTCCAGATCAGCATCCTCGGCGCGCCGGGCGGTGGCACGGCGACGCCGTCGACGCCCTCCGCACCCGCAGCGCCGCCGGACGACGACAATCCGGCCGGTTGA
- a CDS encoding Major Facilitator Superfamily protein, translating to MRVNHQAFFCSLFVARLADQVLLFLVPLVVFQTTHQVSWSGLAFFIETLPRYLVFPFFGALCDRISPLKLMRVSQTVRAVVCFGGVLAYVLFGGIGWLIALSALCGVLTSQGLVAREVMLPQIFSTQQFQRVLAYSQLADQLGFVLGPMLAALMLGLWRWEWVVGATGALFLFADASLLLWQRTSGFRAGDPPPVAPGHWTMPLRIALRHVLVLPGLKKVVLLAAAENLVIGVTLATSAAMVTGFHAQSSRYYAGLQTAGAVATVLILLTIARNTWPAQTLGRVAFVSICAGGVIAGVSSAPWGYALGFLLIVGFDKMFNVYIRSARQKIIPPEDYGKTTGVVILLNNMTQPLAGLLVGVFSARAHTGLLIVILSMAMGCIGAAVSLGSVLLRRKRALVLGE from the coding sequence GTGCGCGTCAACCATCAGGCTTTCTTCTGCTCGCTGTTTGTCGCGCGTCTCGCCGATCAGGTGCTGCTGTTCCTCGTACCGCTCGTCGTGTTTCAGACGACACACCAGGTGTCGTGGTCAGGTCTTGCGTTCTTTATCGAAACGCTGCCGCGCTACCTGGTCTTTCCCTTCTTTGGCGCATTGTGCGACCGCATCTCGCCGCTCAAGCTGATGCGGGTGAGCCAGACCGTGCGGGCGGTGGTGTGCTTCGGCGGCGTGCTGGCTTATGTGCTGTTCGGCGGCATCGGCTGGCTGATCGCGCTGTCGGCATTGTGCGGTGTGCTCACGAGCCAGGGGCTGGTCGCGCGCGAAGTAATGCTGCCGCAAATTTTCAGCACGCAGCAGTTCCAGCGTGTGCTCGCCTACTCGCAGTTGGCGGACCAGTTGGGTTTCGTACTCGGCCCGATGCTGGCCGCGTTGATGCTCGGCTTGTGGCGCTGGGAATGGGTGGTCGGCGCAACCGGCGCGCTGTTTCTGTTTGCCGATGCGTCGCTGCTGCTATGGCAACGCACCAGCGGGTTCCGCGCCGGTGATCCACCGCCCGTAGCACCGGGGCACTGGACGATGCCCTTGCGCATCGCACTGCGCCATGTGCTCGTGCTACCCGGCCTGAAAAAAGTCGTGCTGCTCGCCGCCGCCGAAAATCTGGTGATCGGCGTGACCCTCGCGACGTCAGCCGCGATGGTGACGGGCTTTCACGCACAATCGAGCCGCTACTATGCCGGCCTGCAAACTGCCGGCGCCGTGGCCACGGTGCTGATCCTGTTGACTATCGCGCGTAACACCTGGCCTGCGCAGACACTCGGCCGGGTCGCGTTCGTTTCAATCTGTGCGGGTGGCGTGATCGCGGGGGTGAGTTCGGCGCCTTGGGGCTATGCGCTCGGCTTTCTGCTGATAGTCGGCTTCGACAAGATGTTCAATGTCTACATTCGCAGCGCACGGCAGAAAATCATTCCGCCCGAGGACTACGGCAAGACGACCGGTGTGGTGATCCTGTTGAACAACATGACGCAACCGCTCGCCGGTTTGCTGGTCGGCGTGTTTTCGGCACGGGCGCACACAGGCTTGCTGATCGTCATTCTCTCGATGGCGATGGGCTGCATCGGCGCGGCGGTATCGCTCGGCTCGGTGCTGTTGCGGCGCAAGCGCGCGCTGGTGCTCGGGGAATGA
- a CDS encoding recombination associated protein RdgC codes for MWFKNLQLHRLPAPWSVTPEQMEKWLAPYAFAPGNTVEMQSHGWASPRDNDSLVYSLNGQMLLVFRAEKKLLPASVVTQVTKARALELEEQQGFKPGRKQMRELKEQVTDELLPRAFSIRRDTRVWIDTKNGWLVIDAGSQAVADEVRGLLVKSIDQLPLGTVRVTQSPVAAMTEWLLSGEGPAGFTLDQDTELRSPSEGNATVRYVGHTLDAEDMRRHIEAGKQCMRLAMTWNDRVSFVLTPSLIIKRIAPLDVLKEASDPTAQNDDERFDSDVTLMTAELDRMLCDLLDALGGEQGVEMPQAAAA; via the coding sequence ATGTGGTTCAAAAACCTTCAGCTGCACCGTCTTCCCGCTCCGTGGTCCGTCACCCCTGAACAAATGGAGAAATGGCTCGCCCCGTACGCGTTTGCGCCGGGCAATACCGTCGAGATGCAAAGCCACGGCTGGGCGTCGCCGCGCGACAACGACTCGCTGGTGTATTCGCTCAATGGCCAGATGCTGCTGGTGTTTCGCGCCGAAAAGAAACTGCTGCCGGCTTCGGTCGTCACGCAAGTGACCAAGGCGCGCGCGCTCGAACTTGAAGAGCAGCAGGGCTTTAAACCCGGCCGCAAGCAGATGCGCGAACTCAAGGAGCAGGTGACCGACGAACTGCTGCCGCGCGCCTTCAGCATCCGCCGCGACACGCGTGTGTGGATCGACACCAAAAATGGCTGGCTCGTGATCGATGCGGGCTCGCAAGCAGTCGCCGACGAAGTGCGCGGTCTGCTGGTGAAGTCGATCGATCAACTGCCGCTCGGCACCGTGCGCGTCACGCAATCGCCGGTTGCGGCGATGACCGAATGGCTGCTTTCCGGAGAAGGTCCCGCCGGCTTCACGCTCGACCAGGACACCGAATTGCGTTCGCCGTCGGAAGGCAACGCGACCGTGCGCTACGTCGGGCATACTTTGGATGCCGAAGATATGCGCCGTCACATCGAAGCCGGCAAGCAATGCATGCGACTCGCGATGACGTGGAACGATCGCGTGTCGTTCGTGCTGACGCCTTCTTTGATAATCAAGCGCATCGCGCCGCTCGACGTTCTCAAGGAAGCGAGCGACCCCACCGCGCAGAACGACGACGAGCGCTTCGATTCCGACGTCACGCTGATGACCGCCGAACTCGACCGCATGCTGTGCGATCTGCTCGACGCGCTGGGTGGCGAGCAGGGCGTGGAAATGCCGCAAGCCGCGGCTGCCTGA
- a CDS encoding Uncharacterized membrane protein HdeD, DUF308 family, which produces MVRLVMILLGVDYLRTRWRSLQLIGWVSLVLGVVVFIDALDSALYFPITPFALLLLLEGLATLAVAWTGMGGQRTLRYVKGFAFCFAAALILAGHHHGNFILSMIFGTLFLADGLLQIVSAKVVRYRTWRLAMIGGGVEIALAVFFYQPYPTHYVGTVPYCLGLGLMFGGWNMILLSTRVRRLVSNPAVASDDASADAANSAASAVAPDRLNAAEWDGPPTADEDALTVHVWTPVGSSKGETRRQLIVDRYIAAVDRNGVISTGHAALESPEGIYVSLYPGVEIDRSPDDFARLLRATRENDVPGVFQPDYPTESKAWCPSTVQVRIRNYDPARLRRFWDTYREDTTYNLTHRNCSSSVSRALEAAIEGASARVWGNLGGWRPFLRVITTPELWVAAQLRKRAATMAWTPGLTLDYARALSMLADPRPSGWVKMARLAVRTMVHSRQQWREEARSAPASQEAAREHVADAVRD; this is translated from the coding sequence ATGGTTCGACTGGTTATGATCCTGCTAGGTGTCGATTATCTGCGCACGCGCTGGCGGTCGTTGCAGTTGATCGGCTGGGTGAGCCTGGTGCTCGGCGTGGTGGTGTTCATCGACGCACTCGATAGCGCGCTCTATTTCCCGATCACGCCGTTTGCGCTATTGCTGCTGCTCGAAGGGCTCGCCACGCTGGCCGTTGCCTGGACCGGCATGGGTGGGCAACGCACGCTGCGCTATGTGAAGGGCTTCGCATTCTGCTTTGCGGCGGCGCTGATTCTCGCGGGCCATCATCACGGCAATTTCATTCTGTCGATGATCTTCGGCACGCTCTTTCTGGCTGACGGTCTGCTGCAGATCGTCTCCGCGAAGGTCGTCCGCTATCGCACGTGGCGGCTCGCGATGATCGGCGGGGGCGTTGAAATCGCGCTGGCGGTTTTCTTCTATCAGCCGTATCCGACGCACTATGTAGGCACCGTGCCGTACTGCCTCGGCCTCGGCTTGATGTTCGGCGGCTGGAACATGATTTTGCTGAGTACGCGCGTGCGGCGTCTCGTGTCGAATCCCGCGGTTGCTTCGGATGATGCCAGCGCCGATGCAGCCAACTCTGCCGCGAGTGCGGTTGCTCCCGACCGGTTGAACGCGGCCGAATGGGACGGCCCGCCCACCGCTGATGAAGACGCGTTGACCGTCCATGTGTGGACGCCGGTGGGCTCGTCCAAGGGCGAGACGCGGCGGCAGTTGATCGTCGATCGCTACATCGCGGCGGTGGATCGTAACGGTGTGATTTCGACCGGACATGCCGCGCTCGAATCGCCCGAGGGCATCTACGTCAGCTTGTATCCGGGTGTCGAGATCGATCGTTCGCCCGACGATTTTGCGCGGCTGCTGCGCGCGACGCGCGAGAACGACGTGCCCGGTGTATTCCAGCCCGATTACCCGACCGAATCGAAGGCATGGTGTCCGTCGACGGTTCAGGTGCGCATTCGCAATTACGATCCGGCGCGCCTGCGCCGCTTCTGGGACACCTATCGTGAGGACACGACCTACAACCTGACGCACCGTAACTGTTCAAGCAGCGTATCGCGCGCGCTGGAAGCGGCGATCGAAGGCGCGTCGGCGCGCGTATGGGGCAACCTCGGCGGCTGGCGGCCATTTTTGCGCGTGATCACGACGCCGGAATTGTGGGTGGCAGCACAACTTCGCAAACGCGCTGCGACGATGGCGTGGACTCCCGGCCTCACGCTCGACTATGCGCGCGCGCTCAGCATGCTCGCCGACCCGCGTCCGTCGGGTTGGGTGAAGATGGCGCGCCTCGCCGTGCGCACCATGGTGCATTCGCGGCAGCAATGGCGTGAGGAAGCGCGCAGTGCGCCCGCCTCACAGGAAGCTGCGCGCGAGCATGTGGCTGACGCGGTGCGTGATTGA
- a CDS encoding Transglutaminase-like enzyme, putative cysteine protease, which yields MTEPQRFTVRHVSVYRYSEPVRFGEHRMMFHPRASHDLRLVTNRLVITPTPSRLHWLHDVFDNSVAVASFAGKASELRFDSEATLEHFETPMPDYALEPYAVNWPFAYTNEEASDLVNARSRQYPDSDVDEWARRFIPVRGGGGAGGKNGTGGTMALLRAMTLEIKSTFFYVRRTEKGVNRPGDTLRNRSGSCRDFAVLMMDAVRSLGLAARFVSGYLFVPEHDATQGGGATHAWLQIYLPGAGWVDFDPTNSIVGNRHLIRVAVAWNYYQALPLWGTWHGAPHSFRGLQVDVSVTEGE from the coding sequence ATGACTGAGCCCCAGCGTTTCACGGTGCGTCACGTCAGCGTCTACCGCTACTCGGAACCCGTGCGGTTCGGTGAGCACCGGATGATGTTCCACCCGCGCGCCAGCCACGATTTGCGCCTCGTCACGAACCGCTTGGTGATTACGCCGACGCCGTCGCGGCTGCACTGGCTGCACGATGTCTTCGACAACTCGGTGGCGGTCGCGAGTTTCGCGGGCAAGGCGAGCGAATTGCGCTTCGACAGCGAAGCGACGCTCGAGCACTTCGAAACGCCCATGCCCGATTACGCGCTCGAACCGTATGCGGTGAATTGGCCGTTCGCGTACACCAACGAGGAAGCGTCGGATCTCGTGAACGCGCGCAGCCGCCAGTATCCGGACAGCGACGTGGACGAGTGGGCGCGTCGCTTCATTCCCGTGCGGGGCGGCGGCGGTGCGGGCGGCAAGAACGGCACAGGCGGCACGATGGCGCTGCTGCGCGCGATGACGCTTGAGATAAAGAGCACGTTTTTTTATGTGCGCCGCACGGAAAAGGGCGTGAACCGTCCTGGCGACACCTTGCGCAACCGCAGCGGCAGTTGCCGCGATTTCGCGGTGCTGATGATGGACGCGGTGCGCTCGCTTGGCCTCGCGGCGCGTTTTGTCAGCGGTTATCTTTTCGTGCCCGAGCACGACGCAACGCAAGGCGGCGGTGCGACGCATGCATGGCTGCAGATCTATTTGCCGGGCGCCGGCTGGGTCGATTTCGATCCGACCAATAGCATAGTCGGCAATCGCCATCTGATTCGGGTAGCGGTGGCGTGGAACTACTACCAGGCGTTGCCGTTGTGGGGCACATGGCATGGCGCGCCGCATTCGTTTCGCGGTTTGCAGGTCGATGTGAGTGTGACCGAAGGCGAGTGA
- a CDS encoding O-antigen ligase — protein sequence MIFAPSLVWLSTVLLFFAPAVNLVWRGGTGYCFFAILALALGAAVANRRMPGYFSGLRTYRWFTIGMLAFVVAIAVQQALFGYWLPRQFDALSRFVLALPVFLLLRQLPSRHLRVIGWGCAAGALAVGIWALVDQPAGGWTDANRLNNSYTNAIPFGDTALLLGFLSVFTLGWDKPRDWRVLGIRLLALVGGGYASYLSGSRGGWLAVPVFIVLLAMQYQWYAQKKRLLIATLAIVIGAGALLSTERVQKRLGEVTNDVSMMHQGEDYTSVGLRFQLWNASGLIFMHHPLYGVGKGRLVDELGLLAKRGEVKAEIVNERAHSDFFSTLAEMGAIGVMCLLLFYFGISVYFWRHRLSSDPSIRAASYAGLAVATSTVIFGLTIDVLVPIMVTVLLALLVATFLAVIDARKRELATAPPAGSRAARQTATDVKA from the coding sequence ATGATTTTTGCTCCCAGTCTGGTCTGGCTCAGCACAGTTCTGCTGTTTTTCGCGCCCGCGGTCAATCTCGTGTGGCGCGGCGGCACGGGCTACTGCTTTTTCGCGATTCTCGCGTTGGCGCTCGGCGCCGCCGTGGCCAACCGGCGCATGCCAGGCTATTTCTCCGGCCTGCGCACCTACCGTTGGTTCACCATCGGCATGCTGGCTTTCGTCGTAGCAATCGCCGTCCAGCAAGCCCTGTTCGGTTATTGGCTGCCGCGTCAGTTCGACGCGTTGTCGCGCTTCGTGCTTGCCCTGCCGGTCTTCCTGCTGCTGCGGCAATTGCCGTCCCGCCATTTACGCGTAATCGGCTGGGGGTGTGCGGCCGGTGCGCTGGCGGTGGGCATCTGGGCGCTCGTCGATCAACCCGCCGGCGGCTGGACAGACGCGAATCGTCTGAACAATTCTTATACGAATGCGATTCCGTTCGGCGACACCGCGTTGCTGCTCGGCTTTCTGTCCGTCTTCACGTTGGGCTGGGACAAGCCGCGTGACTGGCGGGTATTAGGGATTCGCCTGCTGGCGCTGGTGGGCGGCGGCTACGCGTCGTATCTGTCAGGCAGCCGCGGCGGCTGGCTGGCCGTGCCCGTGTTCATCGTGCTTCTCGCCATGCAGTATCAGTGGTACGCGCAAAAAAAGCGTCTCCTGATAGCGACGCTGGCGATCGTGATCGGCGCGGGTGCGCTGCTGTCGACCGAGCGCGTTCAGAAGCGCCTAGGCGAAGTGACGAACGATGTTTCGATGATGCATCAGGGCGAAGACTACACGTCGGTGGGCCTGCGCTTCCAGTTGTGGAATGCTTCGGGGCTGATCTTTATGCATCATCCGCTGTACGGCGTCGGCAAGGGGCGTCTGGTGGACGAACTGGGTCTGCTGGCCAAGCGTGGCGAAGTGAAGGCCGAGATCGTCAACGAACGCGCTCATAGCGACTTTTTCTCGACCCTCGCCGAGATGGGCGCCATCGGCGTGATGTGCCTGTTGCTGTTCTACTTCGGCATCTCCGTGTACTTCTGGCGCCACAGGCTCTCGAGCGATCCGTCGATTCGCGCGGCGTCCTATGCGGGTCTGGCGGTCGCCACCAGCACGGTGATTTTCGGGCTGACCATCGACGTCCTCGTGCCGATCATGGTCACCGTGCTGCTCGCGCTGCTGGTCGCTACGTTCCTAGCGGTGATCGATGCGCGCAAGCGCGAATTGGCTACGGCGCCACCGGCAGGGTCACGCGCCGCCCGTCAAACCGCTACCGACGTCAAGGCCTGA